In the Leucoraja erinacea ecotype New England chromosome 32, Leri_hhj_1, whole genome shotgun sequence genome, one interval contains:
- the LOC129712229 gene encoding LOW QUALITY PROTEIN: transmembrane protease serine 5-like (The sequence of the model RefSeq protein was modified relative to this genomic sequence to represent the inferred CDS: deleted 2 bases in 1 codon), translated as MDLNLESTGASRPVRMEHADVPLLELNKTEALSAQSSEDPTQRSDSSSMDSHDDSTGSVKPTEIQGLELSTLEGAGSVAPGDVHLENPTVGSESILLLGSPHSVKPTDTPAVELHAINVETAPGISSGNITHGPESILLDDPSSIKPAVANEVVPLLEATTSTMSPASVSTAERRRRWRQRFRPRRRPPRATKRILALLCAVTVLSIIVLGIYFTVRHLERPIEKKNLIPTGGNPPTTDCNATEQNSSNNDPLTVSFRINSENSLLELYNQSGWLPACDTKWNSSLGKQMCKYMGHIEYLGWSVISVSEIERNYTQGFAEITDELDSNLENIWSHRTSCTSGNVIALKCSGCGEKHDFSMIVGGSEAAKGSWPWQVTLYMNYKHTCGASILTQYWLITAAHCVHRSPLARYWRVYVGIVDRELILFTSLPTYAVEKVIYSNSYNHETHDYDIALMKLTRPITFSNTVRAICLPRYNPQMIPGRKCWISGWGHASADAYDTENILKEASVPLISTERCNSSCMYNGALTPRMLCAGYREGKVDACQGDSGGPLVCEGVNTWHLIGVISWGLGCAEANHPGVYTKVSEFREWIYSVIEE; from the exons GATTTGAACCTGGAGTCCACTGGAGCGTCGAGGCCTGTGAGAATGGAGCATGCGGATGTACCTTTACTAGAGCTAAATAAAACGGAAGCATTATCAGCACAGTCCTCAGAGGATCCCACCCAGAGGTCTGACTCGTCATCAATGGATTCACACGATGATTCTACCGGCAGTGTCAAACCCACTGAGATTCAAGGGCTGGAGTTGTCCACATTAGAAGGAGCAGGATCT GTGGCACCCGGAGACGTTCACTTAGAGAATCCCACCGTGGGTTCTGAATCCATCTTGTTGTTGGGTTCTCCCCACAGTGTCAAACCCACTGATACTCCAGCGGTGGAATTGCACGCAATCAATGTAGAAACAGCCCCCGGTATTAGCtcaggaaacatcacccatggacCCGAATCAATCTTGTTGGATGATCCCAGTAGCATCAAACCTGCTGTGGCCAATGAAGTGGTTCCTCTATTAGAGGCGACAACATCTACAATGTCACCAGCATCGGTCTCCACGGCAGAGCGCCGCAGACGTTGGCGCCAGCGATTCA GACCACGTAGACGACCACCTCGAGCCACCAAGAGGATTCTGGCCCTTCTGTGTGCAGTCACCGTCCTTTCCATCATCGTACTTGGCATTTACTTCACTG TGAGACATTTGGAGAGGCCGATTGAGAAGAAAAACTTGATCCCAACCGGTGGCAATCCACCCACCACAGACTGCAACGCCACGGAGCAAAACTCCAGCAACAATGATCCACTCACAG TTTCTTTCAGAATTAATTCAGAGAATTCGCTATTGGAGTTATATAACCAATCTGGTTGGCTTCCTGCATGTGACACAAAGTGGAATTCCTCGCTGGGTAAACAGATGTGTAAATACATGGGACATATCGA ATACCTGGGCTGGAGTGTAATTAGTGTGAGTGAGATTGAACGTAATTACACGCAGGGTTTCGCTGAGATTACTGATGAGCTGGACAGCAATTTAGAAAACATCTGGAGCCACAG GACCAGCTGTACATCTGGAAATGTAATAGCATTGAAATGCTCTG GTTGCGGAGAGAAGCATGACTTCTCCATGATAGTTGGAGGAAGTGAGGCAGCGAAGGGGAGTTGGCCCTGGCAGGTCACCCTGTACATGAACTACAAGCACACATGTGGTGCCTCCATTCTCACCCAGTACTGGCTCATCACCGCAGCTCACTGTGTACACAG GTCACCATTGGCACGCTACTGGCGGGTGTATGTTGGGATTGTGGACAGAGAACTCATTCTATTCACCAGCCTTCCCACCTACGCAGTGGAGAAAGTAATCTACAGCAACAGCTACAACCATGAAACACACGACTATGACATTGCCCTGATGAAGCTGACAAGACCTATTACATTTTCAA ATACAGTGAGGGCGATCTGTCTGCCCAGATACAATCCACAGATGATACCGGGTAGGAAGTGCTGGATATCAGGCTGGGGCCATGCAAGCGCAGATGCCT ACGATACGGAAAATATATTAAAGGAAGCATCTGTGCCTCTAATCAGCACTGAGCGATGTAACAGCAGCTGTATGTACAACGGGGCCTTAACACCAAGAATGCTGTGTGCTGGATACAGGGAGGGCAAGGTGGACGCATGCCAG GGCGACAGCGGTGGACCACTGGTATGTGAGGGCGTGAACACCTGGCATCTCATCGGGGTGATCAGTTGGGGGCTGGGCTGTGCTGAAGCTAATCACCCTGGAGTCTACACAAAGGTTTCAGAATTCAGAGAATGGATATACAGTGTTATTGAG GAATAG